A section of the Girardinichthys multiradiatus isolate DD_20200921_A chromosome 5, DD_fGirMul_XY1, whole genome shotgun sequence genome encodes:
- the LOC124867976 gene encoding BTB/POZ domain-containing protein 3-like, with amino-acid sequence MAAELFPTKKLVSSASSSSSAASIQQQQNLSNNNPAPGCCSWQGQYPTIRERNSVMFNNEMMADVHFVVGPPGGTQRVPGHKYVLAVGSSVFHAMFYGELAEDKEEIRIPDVEPPSFLAMLKYIYCDEIDLCADTVLATLYAAKKYIVPHLARACVNFLETSLSAKNACVLLSQSCLFEEPDLTQRCWEVIDAQAELALRSEGFCDIDAQTLESILQRETLNAKEMVVFEAALNWAEAECQRQDLVPTIENKRLVLGKAIYLIRIPTMALEDFANGAAQSGVLTLNETNDIFLWYTASKKPDLLFCTKPRKGLSPQRCHRFQSCAYRSNQWRYRGRCDSIQFAVDKRVFIAGFGLYGSSCGSAEYCAKIELKRQGVPMAQRIIKYFSDGSSSTFLVWFDYPVQIEPDTFYTASVVLDGNELSYFGQEGMTEVQCGKVTFQFQCSSDSTNGTGVQGGQIPELIFYA; translated from the exons ATGGCCGCAGAGCTGTTTCCCACCAAGAAGCTGGTGTCTTCGGCCTCAAGCAGCAGCTCCGCCGCCTcgatccagcagcagcagaacctGAGCAACAACAATCCGGCACCGggctgctgcagctggcaggGCCAGTACCCCACCATCCGGGAGAG GAATTCAGTCATGTTCAACAATGAGATGATGGCAGATGTTCACTTTGTGGTCGGACCACCAGGTGGGACACAGAGAGTCCCTGGACACAAG TACGTCCTGGCAGTGGGCAGCTCTGTGTTCCATGCCATGTTCTACGGAGAACTGGCCGAGGATAAGGAGGAGATTCGGATCCCTGATGTGGAGCCACCCTCCTTCCTGGCCATGTTGAA GTACATCTACTGCGATGAGATTGACCTCTGCGCCGACACGGTGCTCGCCACCCTCTACGCTGCTAAGAAGTACATCGTTCCTCACCTGGCGCGTGCCTGCGTCAACTTCCTGGAGACGAGCCTGAGCGCCAAGAACGCGTGTGTGCTTCTGTCGCAGAGCTGCCTGTTCGAGGAGCCCGACCTGACGCAGCGCTGCTGGGAGGTGATCGACGCGCAGGCCGAGCTGGCGCTCCGATCCGAAGGATTCTGTGACATCGACGCCCAGACTCTGGAAAGCATCCTGCAGCGGGAGACGCTCAACGCCAAGGAGATGGTAGTGTTCGAGGCAGCGCTGAACTGGGCCGAGGCGGAGTGCCAGAGACAGGACCTAGTTCCCACTATCGAGAACAAGCGGCTGGTCTTGGGAAAGGCCATCTACCTGATCAGGATCCCCACCATGGCGCTGGAGGACTTTGCCAACGGAGCAGCGCAGTCTGGAGTGCTGACGCTCAATGAGACCAACGACATCTTCCTTTGGTACACGGCGTCCAAGAAACCAGATCTGCTGTTCTGCACCAAGCCCAGGAAAGGCCTGTCTCCACAGCGCTGCCACCGGTTCCAGTCCTGCGCCTACCGCAGCAACCAGTGGCGGTACCGCGGCCGCTGTGACAGCATCCAGTTCGCCGTGGACAAGCGCGTCTTCATTGCCGGCTTTGGCCTGTACGGGTCCAGCTGCGGGTCGGCCGAGTACTGCGCCAAGATCGAGCTGAAGCGGCAGGGCGTGCCCATGGCCCAGAGAATCATCAAGTACTTCTCTGACGGTTCCAGCAGCACCTTCCTGGTCTGGTTTGACTACCCGGTGCAGATTGAACCCGATACCTTTTACACGGCCAGCGTAGTGCTGGACGGGAACGAGCTCAGTTACTTCGGGCAGGAGGGCATGACTGAGGTGCAGTGTGGGAAGGTGACCTTCCAGTTCCAGTGCTCCTCGGACAGCACCAACGGAACCGGAGTGCAGGGAGGTCAGATCCCAGAACTAATTTTCTACGCCTGA